A stretch of DNA from Topomyia yanbarensis strain Yona2022 unplaced genomic scaffold, ASM3024719v1 HiC_scaffold_810, whole genome shotgun sequence:
acgtgtcctttataataaattccattttttccaaatgtgacaggaatcttttaatggccacggttcaaataagttaagtttgtttattggggctttaaccttcTGGTCGctcgcccgcggttcaagtaagtggtatcagatcttgtagccgaatattgattttctcatcatccatatatatgagaatcaaccacgtgttacaagttacaaaatgactggtttcgcctaggctaacttgttgaataacataagtactgaatgcctgacaaggtagaactcgttaaaggcgaagttcgtaagcataacctctattttcaccttcagcaaatatttcccatcatgaaattcagttatgcaaaaattccggaagtcaatagcctccacgtttggatggagcaccacttcttgcttctgcgattcaatcatccgacggatcaccccagcaagaattaaagtaacagtttcttttgttcttccgacgagtcacacaatatgaaaggaagtgtgttatcagactcggcatactgagtagatatcgtgaccgatgtcttcggtggttcgaaatagcaatcttcctcaccattctcccattaatttgttgaaaccaaacaagatacaatttttttacgagttaccgaaaaacatgttgcttcttaaatttatttttgaaaaatttcggggggggggctttagccccctagccccccctctggctacgtgcctgaaggaggatcttaattatagcattgtcactttcaaccatgtgttttaagttgttcgaaatgaatggtttcatctgggctaatttgttgagcgctaaatgcctgacatggtagaactcgcttccgaaagtccaacctccatttacaccttcaggagatgttccacattatgaatactcggtcctaagcgaatcatcaataattttataatcaccgtatttggctggagcaccacttcttgcttctcgacagattactacagcaacaattatagtaacagtttcttttattctttaggcaagacacacaatataaaagttactatttttatcgttcgcgtcgcactggctcgagcaaaagcataaagtgactgaatttcgtgaccattgcctttggtggttagaaatagccttcttcaactttttctcaaagatttgttcaaaccaaatgagcaacaaattttgttaaacatcgccggtttttgaaattcatttttgaaaaatttcgggaggggctttagccccctagcccccccctctggctacgtgcctggtaTCAACGGATATATACAACAAATCGAATGTCTCGTCGTTCCTCGGGTTGTTAACATTCTTCCAGCAAGCAAGCTCAACGTATCCGATTGGATTATTCCGGATGGAGTTTTGTTAGCAGATCCAAACTTTTACAGGCCCCAGCGCATCGATCTCCTAATTGGTGCACAACTGTTTTTCCACATACTGAGGACTGGGCAAATACAGCTCGGCGATAAATTACCGGTCCTTCAAGAGACGACACTTGGATGGGTAGTTTCGGGTGCTGTTACCGGACGTTCACCATACCGTCAATACAAAGGCTGCCACAAAGCGCTTTCCGATCCTGATCATCAACTCGAACAGTTAATCCAACGTTTCTGGGAGTTGGAAGAAATTCCACTATCAACGAAGCTGTCGAGTGAAGAGGAGTTATGTGAACAACATTACCAACAAACAACGACCCGGGACATCTCCGGCCGATATGTGGTCAGATTACCCTTCCGTAACACACCTGACAAGCTTGGCGACTCACGCCAGCAGGCGCTCCAAAGGTTTGGACACCTTGAAAGACGCCTGGCAACCAATTCGAAGCTGAAAGAACAATATGATTTCTTTATGGAGGAATACATACGGCTCAACCACTGTAAGGAAACGCCTGAGTCAGAGGTGAGTAGCAGCCCAAACTTCTATTTACCTCACCACGCCATTCTGAAACCTACTTCTTCTTCTACCAAACTACGAACGGTTTTCGACGCATCGGCGAAATCGTCTTCTGGCGTGTCGCTAAACGATCTGCTTATGATCGGACCGGCTGTGCAAGATTCGTTGCTGAACATCGTGATGCGGTTCCGGATCCACCGATACGTCTTCTCAAGCGACATATCCAAAATGTATCGCCAAATCAGGATTCATGACGACGACAAGAAATTCCAGAGAATCATTTGGCGAAAGCATCCTACGGATTCACTGTGACATATGGTACAGCGTCAGCACCCTTTGCTGCCACACGCACTCTGAATCAATTAGCTGCTAACGAGGGATTTCCACTGGCTGCTGCGATTGTGGTCAAAGATTTTTACGTGGATGATGTTTTGTCCGGAGGCGATTCAGTGAACGAAATTCAAACTGCTGCTGAGCAATTGACACAACTATTAGACAGCGGCGGCTTCCAGCTACACAAGTGGTGCTCTAATTCAGCTGAGTTTTTGGAATCAATTCCCGACGAGCTACGAGAGAAGCAATCAACTTTGGAAATGAGTGGAGCAAATGACGTTATCAAAACACTAGGGCTGCTTTGGAATCCGTCGTCGTACGAATTAGCTTTCAGGATAAACCCGATTCAAGCGCAAACTGCGATAACAAAGCGACATATTCTGTCAGAGatgtcaaaaatttatgatCCTCTCGGGCTGCTTGCACCGGCCACGTTAGTTTCCAAACTTCTCATGCGTGAACTGTGGAAATTAAAAATCGACTGGGATGAAGAAGTACCAATAGAACAACGAAACAATTGGGTTAATTTCATCACGAGTCTTATTGCAACTGCTGGAATGACTATCAATCGTTACGTGCTGACGGACAACAGAATCGCTATCGAACTTCACGCTTACTCCGATGCGTCCTTGGCAGCCTACGGTACGTGTGTGTATATACGTTCAATTTGTTCAAACGGCAACGCAGAAGTGCATTTACTGACGAGCAAATCTAAGGTAGCTCCTAATCAGACGATTCCCCGCTTGGAGTTATGCGCATTCCTGCTGATGTCTCGTTTAGTGAAGGTAGTCACATCGGCACTTAAACTGGATTTCAACAACATCGTTCTGTGGACGGATTCCCAAATCGTCCTTTGTTGGCTAAAAAAATCACCACACGAACTCAATACTTTTGTTGCCAACCGCGTAGCTAAAATACAACGATCTACAAAGGGTTATGAATTCAAGTATATACGGTCAGCTTTGAATCCTGCGGATATGGTGTCGAGAGGTGTCCTACCGGGAGAACTAATGCACAATGATGTCTGGTGGCATGATCCATCATTTTCGCGTACCGCTACCTACAAAGAGTTTGTGTTTACTGAAGAAATCTGATACCAGATGTTAAAACAATTGCGCTTCCAGTCAGTTGTCAATCGATTGACTTTCCGGTTCTGGAAAGGTACAGTTCATTTCGTAAACTGAGGAGAGTGATGGCATACGTAGCACGATTCATTAGAAAAACGAAGGGAATACGAACAGCGAATGACAATGAAGTATTTCCTACGGTTGAAGAATATCAAGTAAGTCTTGACATGATCGTCAGCCTGGTTCAGCGACAATATTACCCTGAGGATATCAAGCAGATACAGAGGTACAACACTACGCAGAATATGGACCACAAATATGTAGGAGATTTGCGCTCGCTGAATCCCATATACGAATCCGGAATACTACATGTAGGCGGCAGAATCAAGCACGCGAATCTAACCTTTGGACAGCGTCATCCGATTATACTTCCACCGAAGCATCATGTGACAAAGATCATCATTAACGATTTCCATGAAACGTACCTGCACATTGGACCCAGCGGTTTGTTATCGGCGCTTCGACAGCGATTTTGGATCGTCGATGGACGGAATGTGATCCAGAAGAATCTCAAAAGGTGCATTCGCTGCTTCAAAACAAATCCCCCGGAAATCAAGCGTTACATGGGAGACTTACCAAAATTTCGTGTGACACAATCAGACGTTTTCTCGAGAGTTGGTGTCGACTACGGTGGGCCTTTTCACGTCAAAACAGGCAACCCACGTTAACCGGTGTATCTGAAAACTTATATTGCATTGTTTATTTGCATGGTTACAAAGGCGGTCCATATCGAGTTGGCAGTGGACCTATCAACTCAAGCTTTCATCAACGTGCTGAAGCGTTTCGTGGCCAGACGTGGAGTCCCTACCCAAATACACTCCGATAACGCCACAAACTTCATCGGGGCTGCATGAACTATACGTCTTGTTCAATCAACGGGATATGAAGCAGGCGCTCAGTGACTACTGTCTACCTCAAGAAATAAAATGGCACTTTATTCCGGCGCGGTCTCCCGAGTTCGGTGGCGTTTGGGAAGCTGGTATCAAATCAACCAAGCGTCACATAAAACGAGTTGTCGGCGATGGAAGGTTTACCTACGATGAGTGGAACACCTTGGTTACCCAGATTGAAGCCATCCTCAATTCGAGCCCGTTTGTTCCTCAATCAGCTGACCCTAATGACCTGAAGGCGATAACACCTGGGCATATTCTCATAGGCCGAGAGCTAACTGCCATACGTGAGCCTGAATCAGACGTCGTCAAGCTAAGTACACTGTCCAGATATCAAATCATTCAGAAGATGCGAAGCGAATTTTGGAAGAGGTGGTCACGAGACTATCTTCAGGAGCTACAACGCAGACCGAAGCACAATCGCAAATACACCGAAGTAAGAATCGGAGATCTCGTCGTTTTGAAGGAGGAGAATACGCCACCCCAACAATGGCGTTTAGGCAGGGTGGTTAATGTCCATCCAGGTTCTGATGGGATAATCAGGGCGGTGATGGTAAAGACCAACAGCGGTGTTTTCAGTCGAACCACGGCGAAGTTAGCAGTTCTGCCTCTGGATGCTTGAGTTCCTCCGCAACCGCAACGCGGGGGAGGATGTTCGGATGTAACGGTTATTTCAAAATCCTATTATTACCCTATCTTGTATATTTTTGATAACATATGTATTTTTATATCATTTGGCAACCCTGTAACAAAAAGGGATTCGCACGCCTTTCGTCGCGAAATTAACACGCAATAATCAAACCAAAATAAACACGTTTCTTTTCTCCAATTAATTTACAGTCCATTAAACGAATTCCATTCCGAAACCGTAcactctacaaagtggcgttttcagaattttgacattctgcttggttactaagatatagcgagaaatgtgctgagaaatttttaattttttgtttaaaataactgtgtctggggattggctcaaataatattaatatataagatgtttttatgtgtaaaactatctgagaaacgcaatggcataatcattttcaaaacaaaaatatacgaattgtgagaaaaatgcagtttaagtttcaaactggaaatatattatatttggcaacactgtaaccaaaaataaatatttttcccagattccctgattcatttccttcaaaatgcatcccaCTGATTGTTGacagaccaaatgaagccaaaaatatgaataaaagttcaaaattgatgatttttttctatggaaaattttccatgcacgattatgacacgtcatgcaaattttgtcatcaatccACACCTATGACATGTGTGAGTGCGAGTTTTGTTTACATtaatagtaaaaactcgcaacatagtcaaccgatctccgtaatatttgagagattaatacagaatagatagaagcatcaattgtcttctttaaagtgttataccatttataagtttcaagatattgaatcgtttttctcgaaatttggtaaatggcgcttgtcataagatagcacaacagcgacgatatctgaaccgtacaagcACTATCATAATCAGAATCActgcccgctgcaattggccttaagaaAACCTTGCTGAGGAGGGTGAcgtttcccgtctcgtctgtaaTTGTAGTGACTGATTCCGATGGGGAGCCCTTcccagctctacagctccagtaagacaactctcgaaaaaatgtAGTGATCATATAAATATATAGAAAAATCACCAAAATAGACTTTGCCACATTTCGGAAATATTTGGcatttatttattaaaaattacttTAAAACTCTAGCAAAGTTTGATAGATGGGATGAACGCGTTTATTTTGTCTAAATCTCGTAAAATTTAAGACGAAACTGTTTTGGCAACAAGCTTTTAACGCTTTAAAGATTGAAATTCTATTGATTGGACAGAAATTCGCTAAAATTTAAACCGATTATGCAGAGATGCCGCTGCGTTGATCATGTTGTTAGTTTCTAGCGCTGAAACACTTTACGCTTTCATTTCGAACACCAACCGTGCTGCAATTGAAGAGACTCGATGTGTTTTCCGCCCTCATTCATTATCGAACCGAGGACCACACAAGCTCGCTCGGATATGTGCAAACCAGCCAAGGACCGTAATTGATTTTTAATCCCCAGTCTACGAGGAAGTTTGTCCTGATCCTGAattggtgatgatgatgatgatgatgatgataaagATAATACAGGATATGATGGAGGAGATCATGAGATgagtttttttctttctttctttctatgTACCTCGTCAGTTGAGCCGACTTGTTTGTCACGTACTTGTATCGAACTCGAAACCATTCCACCTTCATCCCATCCGTGGGAGCACGTCGCGGAAAAAGCTGCCCGAAGATTATCTTCTACGACGGGAAACGACGGGTGGATTTGAGCTAAGTGAACTTGGCTCATTTTTTCCCCCACCGAATGGCAAAAGTACGTGCCTACGACACACTTAGGAAACTTGCGGCATTTTATGGGGGAAATTTAGGTTATTATCGTCGCTTATATTTATACAAAAATAGTATCATCAATACTTGACAGGCGGTAAGGCCGACGTGATGAATTAGGTTTAATAAGGAAAACACAAAGTACCAAGGATAGGCATTGAATATCAAAAAGGAAATATAGAGTTTAGCAAGGCAGAATAACGAGATT
This window harbors:
- the LOC131696164 gene encoding uncharacterized protein LOC131696164, translating into SKLNVSDWIIPDGVLLADPNFYRPQRIDLLIGAQLFFHILRTGQIQLGDKLPVLQETTLGWVVSGAVTGRSPYRQYKGCHKALSDPDHQLEQLIQRFWELEEIPLSTKLSSEEELCEQHYQQTTTRDISGRYVVRLPFRNTPDKLGDSRQQALQRFGHLERRLATNSKLKEQYDFFMEEYIRLNHCKETPESEVSSSPNFYLPHHAILKPTSSSTKLRTVFDASAKSSSGVSLNDLLMIGPAVQDSLLNIVMRFRIHRYVFSKNHLAKASYGFTVTYGTASAPFAATRTLNQLAANEGFPLAAAIVVKDFYVDDVLSGGDSVNEIQTAAEQLTQLLDSGGFQLHKWCSNSAEFLESIPDELREKQSTLEMSGANDVIKTLGLLWNPSSYELAFRINPIQAQTAITKRHILSEMSKIYDPLGLLAPATLVSKLLMRELWKLKIDWDEEVPIEQRNNWVNFITSLIATAGMTINRYVLTDNRIAIELHAYSDASLAAYGTCVYIRSICSNGNAEVHLLTSKSKVAPNQTIPRLELCAFLLMSRLVKVVTSALKLDFNNIVLWTDSQIVLCWLKKSPHELNTFVANRVAKIQRSTKGYEFKYIRSALNPADMVSRGVLPGELMHNDVWWHDPSFSRTATYKEFVFTEEI
- the LOC131696166 gene encoding uncharacterized protein LOC131696166, which translates into the protein MAYVARFIRKTKGIRTANDNEVFPTVEEYQVSLDMIVSLVQRQYYPEDIKQIQRYNTTQNMDHKYVGDLRSLNPIYESGILHVGGRIKHANLTFGQRHPIILPPKHHVTKIIINDFHETYLHIGPSGLLSALRQRFWIVDGRNVIQKNLKRCIRCFKTNPPEIKRYMGDLPKFRVTQSDVFSRVGVDYGGPFHVKTGNPR